In Candidatus Nanosynbacter lyticus, one genomic interval encodes:
- the pyrD gene encoding dihydroorotate dehydrogenase (quinone), producing the protein MYKCFIKPVLFLLSPDATHKLIIFCGRVAQSLPPTRWFIRKMWSFQDKSLQQEIDGVNFCNPIGLSAGFDKNIQLSPLMEDVGFGFASGGSVTLEPRKGNLRPWFHRLPKTKSVVVYAGMPNYGLEKISNYVKANQTKIQSMPTVISVAVIANKSTKDKLGPKVPEEYIVKDIKKAVNYIIDNNLASIVEINISCPNAGKEPFIYPESLEILLKEIDTIDRNIPFWIKMPHLYDINQFDSLLKVIVKHNIQGVTVANLVKDRTKVEIKDPLTDEIRGGLSGEPTRKHSLELIRYAYKNYGDKLTIIGVGGIFTAEDAYAKIKAGASLVGLITGLFFEGPQLVGRANRELVKLLKNDGFSSISEAVGADSKKKPKKLKKLLKNSCKTTSAAV; encoded by the coding sequence ATGTATAAGTGTTTTATTAAGCCTGTTCTTTTTTTATTGTCTCCCGATGCAACTCACAAGCTAATTATTTTCTGCGGGCGTGTAGCTCAATCTTTGCCGCCTACTAGGTGGTTCATTCGTAAAATGTGGAGTTTTCAAGACAAGTCCCTTCAGCAGGAAATAGACGGTGTTAATTTCTGTAATCCAATTGGACTTTCTGCTGGATTTGATAAGAATATTCAATTATCGCCACTGATGGAGGATGTCGGCTTTGGTTTTGCCTCGGGTGGGTCAGTGACATTAGAGCCAAGAAAGGGTAATCTAAGGCCGTGGTTTCACCGTTTGCCTAAGACAAAGTCCGTAGTGGTGTATGCCGGCATGCCAAATTATGGATTAGAAAAGATAAGTAATTACGTCAAAGCTAATCAGACTAAGATCCAGTCAATGCCGACAGTTATCTCGGTGGCGGTCATTGCCAATAAATCTACTAAGGACAAGCTTGGGCCAAAAGTTCCAGAAGAATATATAGTTAAGGACATAAAAAAGGCAGTAAATTATATTATAGATAATAACTTGGCAAGTATTGTGGAAATTAATATATCTTGTCCAAATGCCGGCAAGGAGCCGTTTATCTACCCAGAAAGTTTAGAGATTCTGCTAAAAGAGATTGATACTATAGATAGAAATATTCCTTTTTGGATAAAAATGCCACACCTATATGACATTAATCAATTTGATTCGCTCCTAAAAGTTATTGTGAAGCATAATATTCAAGGTGTGACAGTGGCCAATTTAGTAAAAGATCGTACAAAAGTGGAAATAAAAGATCCGTTGACCGATGAAATCCGTGGTGGTTTGAGTGGTGAACCGACGCGCAAACATAGCCTTGAGTTAATTCGCTATGCCTATAAAAACTATGGTGATAAATTAACAATTATAGGTGTGGGTGGAATTTTTACAGCTGAAGACGCCTACGCTAAAATCAAGGCCGGTGCTAGTCTGGTGGGGCTAATTACCGGGCTATTTTTTGAGGGGCCACAGCTGGTTGGTCGGGCAAATCGTGAGCTAGTAAAATTACTAAAAAACGATGGTTTTTCTAGCATTTCTGAGGCGGTTGGTGCAGATTCTAAGAAAAAGCCAAAAAAGTTGAAAAAACTTTTAAAAAACTCTTGCAAAACAACTTCAGCTGCTGTATAG
- a CDS encoding DUF3152 domain-containing protein, whose protein sequence is MCIVCRVATGGMAAAIALTPVINASVPKDAKTEAKRVVSTKILAEMRSPSSLASLKLPNIETSSWHSSSQSAKKIKSAIKKEVSYTISTKGNVRSNLVEFSKQVSETLNDSRGWSRIGVVFREVTSGGDFDLILSQAELLPTFSSGCDAEWSCRVGKSVIINDNRWSGATTAWNDAGGDMRNYRHMVINHEVGHWLGHGHLNCSGANNPAAVMQQQSIDLQGCAFNPWPLDSELWSTTLGIVL, encoded by the coding sequence ATGTGTATAGTATGTAGGGTGGCTACTGGCGGTATGGCGGCTGCAATTGCTTTGACACCAGTTATCAATGCGTCAGTACCTAAAGATGCTAAAACTGAAGCGAAAAGGGTTGTTAGCACTAAGATTTTGGCTGAAATGAGATCTCCATCATCCTTAGCCTCTCTTAAATTACCGAATATAGAAACATCGAGCTGGCACTCTAGTTCTCAATCTGCTAAAAAAATAAAATCAGCCATCAAAAAAGAAGTAAGCTATACAATATCCACCAAGGGTAATGTTCGTTCAAATTTAGTTGAATTTTCCAAACAGGTTAGCGAAACGTTAAATGATTCTAGGGGCTGGTCGCGAATAGGAGTTGTTTTTCGGGAAGTAACATCTGGTGGCGATTTTGATTTGATTTTATCTCAGGCGGAGTTATTGCCGACATTTTCTTCGGGCTGTGATGCGGAGTGGAGCTGTCGAGTAGGTAAGTCGGTGATAATAAACGATAATCGGTGGTCTGGTGCAACTACAGCCTGGAATGATGCGGGCGGTGATATGCGTAATTATAGACATATGGTGATTAATCATGAAGTTGGACACTGGCTGGGGCATGGTCATCTGAATTGTTCTGGCGCAAATAATCCAGCGGCGGTTATGCAGCAGCAGTCGATTGATCTTCAGGGATGTGCTTTCAATCCGTGGCCGCTTGATAGTGAACTGTGGTCGACGACACTGGGGATAGTACTATGA
- a CDS encoding general stress protein, whose translation MAGTKAGGLKAAQKNLARDPDFYAKIGRKGGKNGRTGGFAANPALARIAGAKGGRISRRTKKTVQKTAE comes from the coding sequence ATGGCAGGAACAAAGGCTGGCGGCTTAAAGGCTGCTCAAAAAAATCTAGCTCGTGATCCAGATTTTTATGCAAAAATTGGACGCAAGGGCGGTAAAAATGGTCGAACTGGTGGCTTTGCTGCAAATCCAGCTTTGGCTCGCATCGCTGGCGCTAAGGGCGGACGCATTTCACGCCGTACGAAGAAGACCGTACAAAAAACTGCAGAATAA
- a CDS encoding ImmA/IrrE family metallo-endopeptidase, whose product MDATTMPLANINKIKHDFPDLNFEKGETFSWDPNSRTIYYEKLSSKQDLAQLLHEIAHAKLDHKNYQRDIQLIDIERSAWEYAINDLAPKYSLKLKMDDSAIQEFLDSYRDWLHKRSLCPQCDAVGLQKDNATYRCLSCSTEWRVNQAKSCQLKRYQIK is encoded by the coding sequence ATGGATGCTACGACAATGCCACTAGCCAACATAAACAAAATTAAACACGATTTTCCAGATCTAAACTTCGAGAAAGGCGAGACCTTTTCTTGGGACCCTAATTCACGAACAATTTATTACGAAAAACTATCGTCTAAACAAGACTTAGCGCAGCTATTGCATGAGATTGCACATGCCAAACTTGACCATAAAAACTATCAGCGAGACATCCAGCTTATTGACATAGAAAGGTCCGCCTGGGAATACGCCATTAATGACTTAGCTCCGAAATATAGCTTAAAACTCAAAATGGACGATTCTGCTATTCAGGAATTTCTAGATAGTTATCGAGATTGGCTACATAAGCGAAGCCTCTGTCCTCAATGCGATGCTGTAGGATTGCAGAAGGACAATGCGACGTATCGATGCCTAAGTTGCAGTACAGAGTGGAGAGTCAATCAGGCAAAATCCTGCCAGCTCAAACGCTACCAAATAAAATAA
- a CDS encoding ROK family protein: MIIGVDTGGTKTLVANFNKEGAPGQIIKFPTPKDINQYVQRVSDQIRLIADDQSIETISVAIPGVVRDGVAIWCQNLGWNNQPISQLFSEQFPMAKIIIANDANMAGLATMRRLQTVPRCGLYITLGTGVGTSLILNGDLHKSLNDCEGGHMALNYQGKATTWEEIAATRVLRELFGELSSETPAEVWEEVADRIKAGLQPLIAFVQPDVVAIGGSIGSFVPYFSHTLSGLLAESLPAAISVPKIISAPNPEEIVLYGCYDNATSQHKQN; the protein is encoded by the coding sequence ATGATTATTGGCGTTGACACGGGTGGCACCAAAACACTAGTAGCAAACTTCAATAAAGAAGGCGCTCCTGGGCAAATTATTAAATTTCCTACACCCAAGGATATTAATCAATATGTTCAGCGCGTATCTGATCAAATTCGCCTTATTGCAGACGACCAGTCAATTGAGACTATATCCGTAGCTATACCCGGTGTGGTGCGCGACGGGGTGGCCATTTGGTGTCAAAATTTAGGCTGGAACAATCAGCCAATTAGCCAATTATTTTCCGAGCAGTTCCCTATGGCTAAAATAATTATCGCCAACGATGCTAATATGGCAGGCCTAGCGACCATGCGACGACTACAAACAGTCCCCAGATGTGGACTATATATAACACTTGGCACCGGCGTCGGCACCTCTCTTATTCTTAATGGCGATCTACATAAATCGCTTAACGACTGCGAAGGTGGACATATGGCCTTAAATTACCAAGGAAAAGCTACGACCTGGGAAGAAATTGCTGCCACAAGAGTACTGAGAGAACTGTTTGGTGAATTATCATCAGAAACACCAGCCGAGGTCTGGGAGGAGGTTGCAGACAGGATAAAAGCAGGCCTGCAGCCACTTATCGCCTTCGTTCAACCAGACGTAGTTGCTATAGGTGGCAGTATAGGATCGTTTGTTCCTTATTTTTCGCATACATTAAGCGGACTTTTAGCAGAAAGTCTACCGGCCGCCATATCTGTTCCAAAAATTATAAGCGCTCCCAACCCAGAAGAAATTGTACTATATGGATGCTACGACAATGCCACTAGCCAACATAAACAAAATTAA